In Papaver somniferum cultivar HN1 chromosome 9, ASM357369v1, whole genome shotgun sequence, the genomic stretch CGCATAATGGTATGTTTACTATCAAATCGGCGTATAAGGCTTATATGAATGAAAGTTGTATTAGGGAAGAAGCTTCTTTCTGGCACAAGGTTTGGTCTTTGGAGTGTCTTCCCAAAATTAAGTTCTTTGTGTGGAAAATATTTTCTCACATGATGCCTGTTAATTCCCTACTTAGTGTTTATAATCCTTCTATTGATGATATATGCCCTCTTTGTAAGAATGAAGTTGAAACTGAGTTACATTTACTAGTCCAGTGTCCGATTGCTTCACATGTTTGTTTTGGTATGTCCTTTCAGCATTTAATTTCGCCTGATCTGCAAGGGAtatatgattattttcttatgtggCTTGAAAACGGTTTGGGTGACTCTCCTTATAATGTTAACTGGCCAAGTATTTTTGCTATTATAATGTGGTGTATCTGGAAGTTGCGGTGTGATGTGGTTTTCAGAAAGATTGCTATTGATCTAAATAAAGTTATACTAGATGTGAAAAAAATGATAAACTCATATATTAAACCTTTCATTCCTGTGAGAGATAGTAACATACATAAAAAGATCTGCAGAACTGAGGTGGAACATTTATGTTTATTGATGGCTCTTACAAGGATTTTAATATGGgtgttggtattttctggtgtgattTGGCAGGAACAATAAAGGGTTCTCGTGCTGACTTTGGGCTGATTCCAGATGCGGTTGGAGCTAAATCAAATGCactttttttgggtatctcttgGGCTTTAGAGATGAATCTGTCTAGAGTCATTTTTCTTAGCGACTGTCTTCAAATGGTGGATTTTGTGAATGGAGACTGTTCAAAAGTGGGCTGGTGGAGCAGTGATGTTCTAAAGGATTGTAGGAGTTTGTTGTCTAGTAATAGTAGTTTTAAACTTATGTGTATTAATCGTGTCAAAAACAATCTAGCTGATAAGCTTGCTCGTCGAGCTAGAAAGTACTTTGTTAAGAACAATTGGGTTTCCTTTCCTCCTTTTTTTGGATGGTCTTGTAAGGAAGGAGCCCCTAGTTGATGTCTGTACTTCACTTTTAAGTTAATCTCAGGTGAtttttctcaacaaaaaaaacattttgttttccgttcgaaaaatcaaaaaaaaaacaatgttaaATCTTGGTTCCACCTAGCCACTGCTTATAGTCGCAGGCTATATAGATAGACATAATGGGAAAAGTAGCTTTTATCCACGCTAATTCTAATAGAGTTAGCTCCAAAGTGTGGCTAAACTTGCGTGACTTGAGATATGGTGATTTTCATCGCATCATTGTCATCATTTGAAAATGCCAAAGAGGATTTATGAAGGAGACAGAGACATTATGGCTAAGAAAGAAAATGGTcactcttcaaaaaaaaaaaaaaaaaatggaaaatattGGCAATCCAAATCACACAGACCACACGTTCAAGCGTGTGTAGTAAGCGGATAACCTCACGTGAGAGTTCGTAAGGCACACGACCGCGCGCACTTAATTATTCTCTCCCTCAACTTGGATTTCGTATAAATTACGTTCTTGTTTGTATCTTTGATTCCTAAGTTTTCACTTTTCATTTTCTCATCCAAAATTTATCCAGAATTCTCGAAAATGGATTTCTGTAAAAGTTTCAGAGAATTGAAACCGTTACTTCATTTACTAATCCCATTATGTGTTCATTGGATTGCTGAAGAAATGACTGTTTCTGTTCTTGTTGATGTTACCACAAAAGCTTTATGTCCTGGAAAATCAACATGTACGCAAGCTATTTACCTTACTGGAATTCAACAAACGGTATTACTCCTTTTCATTTCTTGATCCATTTTCTTGATTAGGAAACAGTGTTTAATTGATGAAATTCTGGAGTTTAATCACCTAAATTATTTTTCTAATCAGTTGTTGAGAGATTATGAAAGTCTAGatttaaataaacaaacaaattgTTTACTATTAATTTTGTTATGGCGCTGACAAGTTTCCAGCTCAAATAATACCACCAGCTTTACCAGTTGCCACTTTTACTTTGAAAAGCATCTGCTTACTATTAATTTTGTTTCTCTGTTATAATCCATGGATTTTTAGTTGAATTATTTGCCAATTTCGAAGAATTTCATACTTGATTGTTACGATGTAGTTGAAGGAATATTATTGTAATTGAATGTGTTTGGTTTTGTCTTGATCTGTTTGTATTCCTTAACAAGAATTGTAGTTGGCATTTGTTAGTTGACTAAACTTGTATACTTAAATACTCCATTTGTTTCCTTTGGATGATTGTGTTTAACTACATGGAGGTTTATGGGATTATATTGTTGGAATACTGTAGGTTGTGGGTATTTTCAAGATGGTTGTGCTTCCTATCCTAGGACAGATGGCAGATGATTATGGACGCAAACCATTGCTTATGCTTACTGTATCCACGACTATAATTCCCTTCGGTATGGTTTTCCTTAATGAGCCATCACATTTGCTAATCAGAAACATTTCACTAAACTGACTTCCAAATGGTCACATGGATAAGCCTTAGTTACAAGTAGTTAAAGAGGGCAAAACGACCCAAATCCCCCCATTCTATTGAATTTACAGTGGCAAATAAAAATGTATACTGAATTGATTTTTAGTGTTATCATTGGATAAAAAGCCAGATATTTTAAATTCTAAGAAGTTGTGTATGAATATTTTCAGGTCTACTAGCTTGGGATGAGTCAAAGCCATTTGTTTATACTTACTATGTGCTTCGCACTATTTCATATATCATAAGTCAAGGAAGTATCTTCTGCATTGCTGTTGCTTATGCAGTAAGTATCTGTTCTCAATTGCTGATGAGTTTTACTGAATTCTAGTTGTTGATGATACGGGTGAAATAACAACTTACCCGCCTCTATCAGGCTGACGTCGTGGAGGATGGGAAGAGGGCTATAGCATTTGGATGGATTATGGGTCTTTTTTCTGCTTCACATGTTTTAGGGAACGTATTGGCACGCTTTCTTCCGGAAGTTCATATTTTTGAGGCATGTTTAGTCAAACGTATTGCTTCTTTTGGTTATGACCACACAGTCAGTCTCTTTTAAGTTTGTATAACTGAGAAAGCTGTATGTACAGGTGTCTGTAGTTCTCCTGTTATTTGGCCCAATTTACATGTACCTGTTTCTCACCGAGACAGTTCAAGCGGCTCCAAGGCAGGAACAACAGTCCCACTGCTTTGCTAAAATATCCAGAGTTATACAACAACGGTGTAAATCAATGACCGCAGCTGTTAATATCGTTACAAGAAGGTTGGTTTGCCTTGAATTCTGTAGTGTGGTTCCATAACTAACTAGTATGTAGGCTTTGAACTAGAAGTAGAAAAGTTACAATGGCGTGCATAAGTAACTTTATCTGCGCACTTCAGTTGCTTTAGGATGGACTCATAAATACATGTTTTTTGCTAAATCACTGTATTTTATTCTACAGTGAAACACTCAGGCGCATTGCTCTAATTTCCTTTTTTTATGAGCTGGGAATGTCTGGCATCAGCAGTGTCTTACTGGTATACTCCCTTACAGCTCATTATAGGACATGCACTTATTTGTGCTAAAGTTATCACGAATGGCATCCAAGTATGAATTGCTTGAATTTTTTAACATAAGGTGGTGGGTGTGAAATGACCTTTAACTTGAACTGATTTATATGGTTCTTCTTGTGAATACATTGTACCATTTTTTTATGATCCATGTGTTCCTTCACTAGAAGTTCATAAAGTTTGTCTTAAGTGGCACTTATGATCCAATGCTTTTGTCGCAGAGTATTAATCTTTGTTTCTCTTCTTTCTCATTCTCACTTTGAAATTGTTCTTTCTGCATGCTCTTGAAATGTGTGCCATTAATTCCTTCAAGAATCTTTCCACAGAGAATGTGCGACCTTATTTAGCTTCACGTAAAAAACACACGACTTAAGCTAGCTTCAGCTTACTCTATTCCATGGCA encodes the following:
- the LOC113311032 gene encoding hippocampus abundant transcript-like protein 1 isoform X1, whose amino-acid sequence is MDFCKSFRELKPLLHLLIPLCVHWIAEEMTVSVLVDVTTKALCPGKSTCTQAIYLTGIQQTVVGIFKMVVLPILGQMADDYGRKPLLMLTVSTTIIPFGLLAWDESKPFVYTYYVLRTISYIISQGSIFCIAVAYAADVVEDGKRAIAFGWIMGLFSASHVLGNVLARFLPEVHIFEVSVVLLLFGPIYMYLFLTETVQAAPRQEQQSHCFAKISRVIQQRCKSMTAAVNIVTRSETLRRIALISFFYELGMSGISSVLLYYLKSAFGFNKNQFSELLMMVGIGSIVSQIFVLPVVNPLVGEKVILCISVLASILYAIFYGLAWAPWVPYLGASFGVIYVLVKPATYAVISKASSSSNQGKTQGLIASVQSVASLISPLAMSPLTTWFLSSKAPFDCKGFSILLASICMMVSFYHAMLLKPEESSKSIEVDDFETIEAPLLA